Within Brachyhypopomus gauderio isolate BG-103 chromosome 4, BGAUD_0.2, whole genome shotgun sequence, the genomic segment AACACAGTGACTTGAGGTGCAGTCATAGTAGGCCAGCACCCACAGACAGTTAGAGGCCATAAAACGGTCAGGAAAGTCCAGGACCACATAGAGCGTGGCATTTGAAGCAGGAGTGAATCTGCATTTGAGGAAAATAACTGCAATTATGTGAAGAAGTAAGTCTAAATTGAGACGCCCAGGGGTCTGTAGTGGCAGGAAGATCAGAGCCGAATAAATACCACAGCTCTGATAACACGAGGGCGGGCACCCCAGCGGCCTCTCCGCGGAAACGAGCTCGTACGTCGCACCACGAGATGGACAACCTTGGGGATATGGGTAACAGAAGCAGGCGAGCGAGCCGCACTGGTGGAAATGATGGGAAACGGCACAGACAGAATGCGCTGGGCGATGAAAATGATGACAGACGGCCTGATCCGTCCTGCATGCTCTGGATTTCGGACAGTGTTGGATGTACTATGATTGTTGATTATGATTGTTGATATGTTGATTACATTTCCTATTGCATGTCCATGTGGCCAAAAATTACATAGAGATATTTTTTTGCTGACAACAAAGGTGAAAGATACAATGGCGGGGAATTTCATAGCGCTCAGTACAAAACTGATTAACCCTCTCATATAAGAGGTGAAAATGTGCAAGATTCATAGTACTTAATAAATGTTGTAGCATCGCTGACTCCAGCATGAAGGACTCCAGCGAGTTCATGAATGGTGAGAGCTTCAGCTGTCTGTCCATATAGGAAATACTGAACAGACTGCATCATACCTCTGAACCTCTTTAACCTCAATTCAAATGGTTCATGTTTAGACGTGGTCATGTAACAGATACTTACAGATGCACGATCTCTGGACTGTCTCACTGCACTGAGGGGCTGACGTCCATCTGCTGACactggagagaaagagggggatataaagagagagagagagagagagactgggattGTGAGTATTTATTCTTTAAAGGTTTATAGAAACAACTGTGAGAAATGAAGGACATGCAGACAAATGCACAAACATTTGCTCCCTTTCATCAAACGCTCAACAAGTAATATCCACAGCATACATACAGGATTCATACAGCATACATACAGGATTCATACAGCATACATACAGGATTCATACAGCATACATACAGGATTCATACAGCATTCGTTCAGCAAATTTACAACAAAGACGGTGCACTGCAAGTGTATTTTAAAGCATAAACTATAGCTTCAGTTATTGTGAATCTCCTTTGTAACTGTAAGACAGTAGCCTTGATGCTTGATGCTTAGTTCAACCCACAACTGACAGAAGCTGCCTTGAGGTTTTCTGGTGTAGTATTATCCAGACTTTAAAAACTGCTTTCATTACATAAGGAGGGTTTGCTGTAACTTCTAATTGGGCCTCTGCAGCAACTTACTAGATTTTAAACATACATTCAAACTCAATTtccagagagagggtgggggcctctttctctttcctctgatcctccctttctctctttctctctctctctctgattctcACTTTCCGTGCAAGGCCATATTATTTCTTAGCAGGCCTATAACTTTAAAGCAGCAGTTGCCTGGCAACCACTGCAGATATACTACCGATCTAACAAGCTTCTTCAGCATATGAACTGCTACCCACAGTGGAAGCCCATGTTTCTATAGAGAAATACATCCTACCGCAACTCACCCATCACAGTCACACTTCAGCGATGTCACAGTCATACACATTAGTCCAAGAGGCAGCACGTGCTTAGTGATTAAAAACACAAAGGAACTTCACAGTGTGATCACGGTTCATTGCCAAACGTAGGGATGAGAAGCGGAGATGAACGTGGAGACCAAAGTGGAGAAAGCAAAACGACAGATCGATAAGCTGGAAGAGAAATTCACTGAGCACAGACAGCAACACTGAAGCACATTTCAAAATCAACACAACACTTCACTTAAAGAAGAATCAAGATCTATGAGCAAAACAACTACAAAACAATAatggcaataaaaaaaaaaaacaaaacaaaagaaacaaaccATGAAGCACATGGACAAACATAACTCCTAAAATGGCATGCCAATGTACACGTCTGCCAGCCACACTGCATGAAGCAGCCTCCCTGTCTGATCACCTGTGGGTTTCCGTTTAGCCCAGACGTGGTGTTGAGGAGGCCTAGCGTGTCTTACGGCGGGCTTTAAAACACTCTTCCGTGAGGGAGAGCGGCTCTGAATGTCAGATTTTTTTGTGAGCTCAACCTTCTTAATCACAGCTATAAAAGGGAAacagagagtgagtgaaagagGTAGCACCAGGACCCAGGACCTAAGACCCAGAATCCAGGACCCAGGACCTACAATTCAGGATCCAGGATCCCGGACCCAGGACCCAGGATGTTAGATCATTCATACATGCCTCTTGAAATAACGAATAGTGCACCTACTCAAAGTGGGTCACAAACTtattcaaacaaaaaaaatcgaATAACAGATAAATTTTTTTGTATGTACATAATTTGCTATTTGGTCAAGAATATTACAATAATCTTACATAATGTAATACAATTCTGGTAAATACTTTGCCAAAGTTAACAGTCATTCCTGCATCAGAAAccttttttcttctttgtctCCTCCCTCTGGATGGGCACTGGCTCCTTGCAGGCAGGTTTACGTTCAGGGGTGGAGATGCGACCCTTGACCCTGCCACTCTTAGACTTCTGCTTGACTTGCTTCTCAGTGGGAAGCTTCTTGGCGGGGCTGAACGTCCTCGGGAGCGGCTCAATCCTCTCTGTTGCCAAGCTTTTATCATCGTCCGCTGAGATTAAAAGGTAAATGGATGAAACTCAGATTACGAGTGAAATTAGACAAGAGCTGACAGAAATCACACAGCTGTAAGAAATTAAAATGCTTATATTTATGATGAACAATCAGCTGAATTCTTTGCATCATAATAAAATCTGGTCATACTTTAATTGTAACAGAAATGTGATTATTTTAAACCTATtcctgtttctgcttttaaatgctaaataaagaaaataaatagaAAGAAAATACTAGTCACCTTGTGTGTCCACCCAGGAACTGTCCAAGATGGAGTCGTCCATGGTGGTCTCATCTTTGTAGTCATCGTAGCTCTCAGTAACTCCCTCACTTTCTGGCACTTCCTTCGGAAGGCACACAGGAGCTTGCACAGATTCTGGGACATCTGGAACCTCGTCAAGGCTAGCAGCTTCTAGCTCTACTTCCTGGGCCATTTCCACTgactcttcttcctcttcttcctcttggaGTAGCTGAGGGGGCTCCTCCTCAGGAGGAGCAGAGAATCGTACACTGTGACTAGGTTCCTCTCGCTCATCGATGGTCTGCACCACCGTGATGAAGTCATCTTCCACGGTCACTACAGACTCGATGGCCGCTCGAGGTTCTGCGGTCTCCTCTACTGCTGCCTCGGCCCCTTGAACCTCCTCTTGCTCTTTTTCCTCCACTTCAGTCCTAGTCATCTCTGCTTCAGCCTGCTTTGATTCGGCCTTTTCTGCGGCAACCTTTTCTGTTTGAACCAACTCGGTTTCAACCTTTCCTGTTTCAACCTGCTGTGTTTCAGCCTTTTCCAGTTCAACCGTCCCTGTTTCAGGTGTCTCGATCTCAAGCCTGTCTGTTGCAGCCTCCCCTGTTTCAAGCTTCTCTGTTTCGGGCTTTTCCATTTCAATGGTGTCTTTTTCAGTCCCCATTATCTCGGTCTCAGGCATAATCTCTGGCACCAAGTCATCAGGCTTAAGTGGTTTTGCTTCCTCCATGAGTTCCTCAGGCTCCTCAGCTAGTTCTATTTCATCTTCCATATATTGTGCCTCAGGCTTCTCAGCCTTCACAAGATCTGACTGCACCAGGTCCTCACCAGTAGCCTCCTTCTCCTTACTGGGTTCAACTAAGAGTTGATCCTCTTTAGTGGATTTCTCAACAGATCCAGCAGGTGACAATTTCATTGGCTCTGCTTTCAGAGCCTCTTTATCCTCTGCTGGTTTAGGTTTCTCTGCATCAACTTGCATCTTCTCCTCTTCTGGAGCACTCTCCACTGATGATGTTGGGGAGGGTTTGATTGGTCTTGCGATCCTGTGTTTAGCAACTCCAGTGAGCTGGTACACATCTTCTGCATCTACCTCCTCATAGGCTTCCTGGTGCACCAGGTCTGGCTTGTTCTTCACCTTCTCCCTCAACTCTTGGAGTTCCCGCTCCTCCTCTACACTTAAAGGCCGGTCCTCCATTTCTAGCTTGCGGATTTGCCTCTCGTAATCGGCGATTTCAGCTTCCTGCTCAGCCATAAGCTTGGCCTGGGCATCAAGACCAGGTCTGGCCTCTTCCAACGTGACTGTTACAGTTGGAGTGACAAAAGTGTCCCCTTGCTTTTCTGGTTGCTTGGCCTCAATGGTATCGTTCTTGCTGGGCTCTTCTGCTGTGTCCTTCTCTTCATCTGCTTGAGGGGCGATTTGCTTAAATGTTGAGCCCTCTTTTCCACTGGGAACCGGACCTGCATCTTTCTCCACTGAGATCATAGTGTTGAAGATCTGCATTGGTGGGGATTCCATTGGACTGTGCACATCTGCAGGAGACGGCATGGGACCCGAATACTCACTGAAAACACAGTATCCCTGCTCCTCTAATTGACCCTCACTTTTTGTAACTCGCTGACTCTGGCTGCCCTGAAGCAAATGAGCTAATGAATCGCTCACAAGGGCAGGCATGTCTGCTGGGACTGACTTCCTCCTCATGATCTCAGGGTCAGTGTTCTCAGACATCAGCCTCGATCGATTACCGGCCAAGTCTAGCATTTCAGGTAGATCTGGTGCCATCACAACACCACCATTTTTGCAGGAGTACTTGGTAGGTATAGGAGACTCTGGGGATTCTGACTGTGGACTTGTGGGTTTGACATCACCTACTGTCTCTTGGGGAGGGGAAGTGGTTGGAGTTGGGATGGAAGCAGATGTCTCCAGGATCAGCGGTGGGAAAGAGGGAGGTTTCTCCACTGATGGAGTCGTGATGGGAAGGTAGTCAGCAGATTCATCTAGGCTTCCGCTGGTATAAGACATGATATCAGTTGCTAAGGGGGAGAAGTTCCTGGGACGCCCTTGACCTCCACTCTGATCCATAGCTCCGATGGTGATATTTAGGGAATAGCTTCTTTGTTCCAGGGCCAGTTTTCCGGGAGAGAGTCTGCAGTCATCCCTCGCTTCAGCATGTGGGAAAACGTTTGGCTCCTCTGTTGTACCCTTTTGATTTTCAGGCTTTTCATCCACCTGAGCTAGGGAACTGTAGCTGATTTCTGGAACTGAAACAGCATTTTCTGTCTCATCCAATGCAGCACTAAGCTCATAATAACCTTCGCCTTGGCTTCTGGCTTCATCTGATTTCAGTGTTGTAGTCTCGAAGTAAGCAGACATTCCAGATTTGTCTTTAAATTGCTCTTCATCTTTATCAAAGTTAGGAGAGTCTTTTCCAGGCACTTCTGGAGTTTTGGCACTTGCTGTAATTTCTATCTTCTTGTCTCCAGTAATGATTGATTCTACTTCCAGTGATTTCTCTTCATGTGTTGGAGCTTTACTGAACTTGGGTTCATCTGAAGGAGCGAGATTCTCAATACTGAATGGTGAATCAGCCTTGTGAGCTGAAGCATCCATAGGCTCTTTGGTTTGCCCCTGGCCATTTGGAGGAATAGCAAAATCCTCAGTGCCAATCAGGGTGGGTAACAGGGCGTCTGATATGCCTTTGTCAGGAACAACACTCTGGAAAGACGGCAGGTCTCCAGGATGCACCTCTGACAGCGTGAAGTCCATGCCGACCGGTGAGGTCCTCTCGCCACAGGGCTTCTCTGGGTCCATCTTCACAGCTGAAAGCAAATCTTAAGTGATCTGGTTGTGCTGCATCACTGCGGATTTGCCAGGCCGACCACCACACAGACAAGCAAAGCCCAACACCGCACACGACGTTCAGCATGGCGGATGAAACAAACCAGCACATACCAAGTCAGTGACGCCCGAAGTGATGGTATGGACCAACATGCAAAATGCTGGATGGATGAGATCCACACGTTGATGATGAAAGGTGACTTGGCCTGATACACAGCAACTGTCAGGGCTCCACACATGAATTTGGATGGATTTAATCATATTAAATACAGTTGATATAAACTTGTTTATTAAATACAGCATTAGCACCATTAGAGATTGTAGTGAAAATTGCAGCGAAGTACCCAGAAATTCCAGAGATACAGGACGTTTCAGAAAGTGCTTGCACAACTGATGATGGGTGTCCTGTTTCTGAGGAAACTCTATGTACTTcactatatataaataaattttttttgtgtAAACTATAAATGACATGATCTTGTTCAACAAATCAGAGGGAAAAATCAGCTTGTGAAAGCTTGAACAGTTTGTGAAATCTGTGAATATGTATTTTATctgatataaataaaataatacaaaatTAAAGACTTGGGCATGATACACATTTTAGGTTTTGGAATAAAACTGAATAAATGTCTTGACAATGACAAATAAAAAGGAATGTAAACAAAAAGCtaaataaacacataaaaaacacattGGATTTCAACCAAATCTTGCATTAAATAAAACCACAGCATGCTGTATAGAAACCACCATTCACGAGCAATGGAGCTGGTCAAAAAGACTGAAGAATGAATGAGAGGTGATGCAAAAGCTCAGCCTGGCCGCAGGAGCCGAGAGGAAGCAGTGGAGGAGGCGTCACCAGGAAACAAGACAGCAATCGCACTGAAAAAACAGCAGTTAGGCAAAAGGAGCAAGGAGAGCGGGAAAGGAAAAGAAAAGGTTGAAGCAACACGCAGCCCTGGCCACAGAAGCGGATCACCATCAGGCCTGTGATGCCCGGCAGCAGCAGCAAAGAAGAGGACATACTTCCACACTCCCTCAAGCTTGTGTTTGTCTTTTTCTTTtcccttttttcttttcttttggaAAGCGAGAAGAGAAACATGCAGGCTGAAGAGGGTGGGAGGACACACCTTTATCAGGGTTCTCGAACCTCTCTGGCTCCTCAGTGCTCCCGTTAGGAGCTCCTGAGCCAGCAGTGAGTGCCTGGTTCTCGGCCTGCGGACAGGGCAAAGCCTGGGCCTCGCCTAGCACCTCTGCCTGCTCTAAGAGCTCGGATGGGGATTCCTGCTCAGGCTCCTCCCCACTccacagctcctcctcctcctcctcctcctcctctaagGCTTCTGCAGGagtgtcctcctcttcctcctctgctgCGGAAAGAGCCTCTATGGTCTCTTCTTCTTAACAGACAGGGGGACAGGTGTAACGTCAATACTACGGGACAACACAGACTTGGGCTACAGGCGCTGGAGAGATCGGGACACTTTCAGCTCTGATGAGAATTGAACTAATCTAGACGTTGCATGTGTACTGTTTCAGTATGAATATGGCACGTGGGATCCCCTCAGGTTAATAATAACCATCATTGTATCACTGAGTAGCTTATTATAAAATATGGATACAGTTCTACATCTTAGAAGATTAGCAATCCATTTATcagatatatattatatacagtatCTTAACTTTCACAGTGTAGTGCAGTTTGGGGCTTTAGGGACATCTCCTTTACCATCCTGTCATGTAGgagggggcaggaaggcaaCTTAGATACAGATATGAATGAAGCGTTGAAAATAGTGGTGTAATGATCATAGCTGGCAAGGCCCTTGGAGTGAGGGGTCTTTTTGACTCCTTCTGAGTCACAGTGACTCTCCCTGTTTAGCACTGCAGTGCTTGGGATAACATGACAGTAAACATGTActctccccaccccccacccccagcagCATCCACACTGCTCTCTGGTTAAATCTGTGATGTACCCCCTTATTTAACTGCTCTTCGATTTGTGGGACTACGTGTGTTAATTTTAAATGTTACAACCTTATCTGTGGATGAGGGCACAGTACAAACTCTAGAACTTCAACACCAGTTCTTATCCACGAGGGCGTAGCAGGGTTGTCTAGCTTTGGGACTTAACTGCGTGTGGAGTGCTAGTCTCAAAGCTGTCAAGAGCGAATTTGAGATTGAGACCAAGACGTCCTGCCTGGGCGAGACAGTCCCAAGTTATCAACAAGAGTCTGCAGCTCAGGACGTCTTTAGGAAAGCTACTGGGAGTGATACTGGGAGTGAATGCTGGGAGTGATACTGAGAGTGAATGCTCGGAGTGATACTGAGAGTGATGTTGGGAGTGACACGCTGGTTCAGGGAGTGACACGCTGGTTCTGGGAGTTTTTGACACCCCAGATCAGCTCTCAGCAGACCGTCacagagagggacaggaagATATGGTCTGAGGTAGAGAGCAGGAGGACTGGgggatttttgtgtgtgtgtgtgtgtgtgtgtgtgtgtgtgtgtgtgtgtgtgtgtgtgtgtgcatgaaggcACACACCATCAGGAGAAGAGCTGAAAGTCTTCCTGTGATCTACAGCATGTGTACATCAGCAGGTGGGGAAATGGGTCGGAACCTGAATATGGGGGCGGGGCATGGACAGGTGGGTATGTTTTTGGGCCagatgacagacagacagacagtcggACAGACAGAAAGACGGACAGACCAAACAGGCAGAAGACAGAAATGCACAGCATGCTCAACTGACCTGCTGATGATGCCAGTCATGTGGCTCACACATCTTAACGCCATCAAAGACGACGGCTCCGGGCGTGCCGGGGTGCgtgactacacacaccctctcacaccacGCACGCCTTCTAAACTGAGCCCAATGACTTGTAATGAAATGTCCCAAAAACGCGCAGACAAACAAAAGATAGGGCACGCCCAAGAACAAGGAACGCCCCACAGACAGAGCGCGCACAACACGACAGAAACAGAAGACAGAAGGAAGgggaggctgagagagagagagagagaggggaggaagagtaAGAGAGCAATAGAAGGGGGATAAAGAAAGGAGGAGAGGTCTGGAGAGGGGAGCAGGAGGGGAGGCGGGATGGCGGAGAGGAACCATGCGCGGTTCACCTTCGATCTGCCTAAAAGCTGCAGCCTGCCCTGGTGGGCCCGACCCCGAGAGGGTCCACTCGGGGCTGAATAAGGGGTGGTCATAGTACTCCTCGTCAGAGTAGTAGGGCTCATCCTCGGGCACTGAAACTGAGATGGAGGGGGCGAGGAACTTGCACCTCTCCCGAGAATTTTGGAAGCGGCGGAGAGGCCCTGCCTCCTCCTCATCCCCTACATCTACAAACAGACACAAGGAGAAGGAGCTGCAGGAAAATCCgcacacggagagagagagagagagagagagagagagagagagagagagagagagagggagagatagagacagggggagatggagagagaaagagggagagagacagagtgagagagggagagggtgagagagaaatagggagatggagagataaagagggagagagagacagagaggaagatggagagagaaggagggagagagagagacagagaggaagatggagagagaaagagggagagagagagagacagagagagaggaggagacagaaagagaaaattggggcagacacagggagagagagagcacaaggtggggagaaacaaagagagaaatggggcagatggagagagaaagagagaaaggagcagaaagagaagaagatCAGGGGATACACAAAGTGACAGAAAGTAGAAAAGGACACAAGTGCTCAGGCAGAAAAAAGTGAGGAAGACTAAAAAGGAAGTGGAGAGGAGGCCCAAGGTGAtgaagggcagagagagagaggaagagtacgAAGGAAGAgtatggaggaagagaggagatgcACGGTAGCGGCAAAAAACATAAAGACAGAAAATAGTACCACTGATGCACGATACTGGAGTCAGAGAGACTCAACGAAAGtgagaaagagacacacacacacacacacacacacaacacagatacacacatatacacgagACCAGAAACACAGACATCTGCTGTGGTGGCACCATGTCATTCTCATACAGCATGAAGGAGCTTCACTTTAAAGCTGATATGAAGATCAGATAACATCCTCCAATGAGTGAAAGCCATGGAACCAGGAAGACCCACTGAGTCAATCAGAATTGCTTGAACATTTCCTTCCCATATCCTGATTCTCCAGACTTTCTATAAGACGGTGATTAGCATTACAGTGGAGCAATTTCTGATGGGTCTGATTGGGAGTGGCTCCAGATGGATTAATGCTTGACTGACAGAGCAACAACCCTCTGGACATGAGCATTAATGGCAGGACTAAACAGTCTGGGTTCTCCCGGCCCGGGTGCCTCTCAGGTCcacactgagcatgtgcagagATATAGCAAAGGGCCCTGAAGAAGAGTTTCCATGTTGGTTTCCATGGCAACGTATAAGGTGTCAGAGGATAATCTGAGCACAGTGCAGACCTCCACTGGGTCGACCAGGGAGCTGTTACTACCACTGATGCAGTCAGAGAAATACACCACaatgcacaaacaaacaaacaaacacagaaacaaacacacaagcgCAGGCCCACAACGTTAACACGGCACCGACAAAAACACAGCATGCAGAGAGGAAAGAACAGgaagaatggggggggggggggggggtgttcccaAATCACCCGGGGGTTCATCGAGGGCGGAGCCACAGCTGGTCACATGCAGGGTGGAGGCTCCTGAAGGGGTCAGGAGTGTCGGTACGGAGACAGCGGGGTGATGGTTATGGAGGTGAGGGGACGCTGTTTTGAGTCCGGGCTGGTCTCCCCGGAGACTGTGTGATGAAAGTGAGGGGGCGTGTCCATAACATGTGCCGAGGAcaaatgaggaagaggaggaagtggCCAAGTCAGCGCTGTGCGCACGTCTCCCCCAGTGTGGCGCTCTCTGGCTCCCCCTGCTGGGCAGGAGCTGGCGACTCATTGCGCAGTTGAGGTGACGGCCAGAAAAAAAGCCCTCATGGGACCCGCGATCGAGGAAGATGGAGACACACCCAGACCATGAACTCCATTTACACTCATATCTTTGTGCACgcaaccacacacacgtgcgAGCGTGCACtcacgcccgcacacacacgcaccagccGCTGCAGACACGTACCTTGCTCCAGTGGGCCAAAGTGCTCAGCTgcaggtgagggaggtggagaaggaggcAGGTTGGCAGAATCTTCCactgcgcacgcacgcacacacacacacacacacacacacacacacacacacacacacacacacacacacacacacacacacacacaca encodes:
- the map2 gene encoding microtubule-associated protein 2 isoform X3 codes for the protein MADGRQPEDSAPQWASLGAQASSSPVGHEENGFSYRSCQPGAASYTRENGFNGDLPSGHAVTAEQVSARIVQEVTAEAVAVLKGEQELHPDTAVRLPSVEDSANLPPSPPPSPAAEHFGPLEQDVGDEEEAGPLRRFQNSRERCKFLAPSISVSVPEDEPYYSDEEYYDHPLFSPEWTLSGSGPPGQAAAFRQIEEEEEEDTPAEALEEEEEEEEELWSGEEPEQESPSELLEQAEVLGEAQALPCPQAENQALTAGSGAPNGSTEEPERFENPDKAVKMDPEKPCGERTSPVGMDFTLSEVHPGDLPSFQSVVPDKGISDALLPTLIGTEDFAIPPNGQGQTKEPMDASAHKADSPFSIENLAPSDEPKFSKAPTHEEKSLEVESIITGDKKIEITASAKTPEVPGKDSPNFDKDEEQFKDKSGMSAYFETTTLKSDEARSQGEGYYELSAALDETENAVSVPEISYSSLAQVDEKPENQKGTTEEPNVFPHAEARDDCRLSPGKLALEQRSYSLNITIGAMDQSGGQGRPRNFSPLATDIMSYTSGSLDESADYLPITTPSVEKPPSFPPLILETSASIPTPTTSPPQETVGDVKPTSPQSESPESPIPTKYSCKNGGVVMAPDLPEMLDLAGNRSRLMSENTDPEIMRRKSVPADMPALVSDSLAHLLQGSQSQRVTKSEGQLEEQGYCVFSEYSGPMPSPADVHSPMESPPMQIFNTMISVEKDAGPVPSGKEGSTFKQIAPQADEEKDTAEEPSKNDTIEAKQPEKQGDTFVTPTVTVTLEEARPGLDAQAKLMAEQEAEIADYERQIRKLEMEDRPLSVEEERELQELREKVKNKPDLVHQEAYEEVDAEDVYQLTGVAKHRIARPIKPSPTSSVESAPEEEKMQVDAEKPKPAEDKEALKAEPMKLSPAGSVEKSTKEDQLLVEPSKEKEATGEDLVQSDLVKAEKPEAQYMEDEIELAEEPEELMEEAKPLKPDDLVPEIMPETEIMGTEKDTIEMEKPETEKLETGEAATDRLEIETPETGTVELEKAETQQVETGKVETELVQTEKVAAEKAESKQAEAEMTRTEVEEKEQEEVQGAEAAVEETAEPRAAIESVVTVEDDFITVVQTIDEREEPSHSVRFSAPPEEEPPQLLQEEEEEEESVEMAQEVELEAASLDEVPDVPESVQAPVCLPKEVPESEGVTESYDDYKDETTMDDSILDSSWVDTQADDDKSLATERIEPLPRTFSPAKKLPTEKQVKQKSKSGRVKGRISTPERKPACKEPVPIQREETKKKKAVIKKVELTKKSDIQSRSPSRKSVLKPAVRHARPPQHHVWAKRKPTVSADGRQPLSAVRQSRDRASTPSSTSLTKIPTSKMWASTLHPVLPNSASPLVEAATCQPHPLWAGPQDSPLLNSHLGKDGGSRSPEKRSSLPRPASILSRRTHPAEQEESSTSITSSGSTAPRRPTSFRTEVRAEHRTGRSPSMTGSVPVRSRSARSGTSTPRTPGSAAVTPGTPPSYSCRTPGTPRTPGTPKSLSLLSQEKKVAIIRTPPKSPATTPKQLRVINQPLPDLRNVRSKIGSTENIKYQPKGGQIQIENKKMDFTHVQSKCGSKDNVKHSPQGGNVQIQSKKLDLSHVTSKCGSLDNIRHKPGGGNVRIESVKLGFKDKAQAKVGSLDNAHHVPGGGHVMIECHKLMFRESAKARVDHGADIVSQSPGASGETSPHRHSHMSSSGSINLLESPQLATLAEDVTAALAKQGL
- the map2 gene encoding microtubule-associated protein 2 isoform X6; protein product: MADGRQPEDSAPQWASLGAQASSSPVGHEENGFSYRSCQPGAASYTRENGFNGDLPSGHAVTAEQVSARIVQEVTAEAVAVLKGEQELHPDTAVRLPSVEDSANLPPSPPPSPAAEHFGPLEQDVGDEEEAGPLRRFQNSRERCKFLAPSISVSVPEDEPYYSDEEYYDHPLFSPEWTLSGSGPPGQAAAFRQIEEEETIEALSAAEEEEEDTPAEALEEEEEEEEELWSGEEPEQESPSELLEQAEVLGEAQALPCPQAENQALTAGSGAPNGSTEEPERFENPDKAVKMDPEKPCGERTSPVGMDFTLSEVHPGDLPSFQSVVPDKGISDALLPTLIGTEDFAIPPNGQGQTKEPMDASAHKADSPFSIENLAPSDEPKFSKAPTHEEKSLEVESIITGDKKIEITASAKTPEVPGKDSPNFDKDEEQFKDKSGMSAYFETTTLKSDEARSQGEGYYELSAALDETENAVSVPEISYSSLAQVDEKPENQKGTTEEPNVFPHAEARDDCRLSPGKLALEQRSYSLNITIGAMDQSGGQGRPRNFSPLATDIMSYTSGSLDESADYLPITTPSVEKPPSFPPLILETSASIPTPTTSPPQETVGDVKPTSPQSESPESPIPTKYSCKNGGVVMAPDLPEMLDLAGNRSRLMSENTDPEIMRRKSVPADMPALVSDSLAHLLQGSQSQRVTKSEGQLEEQGYCVFSEYSGPMPSPADVHSPMESPPMQIFNTMISVEKDAGPVPSGKEGSTFKQIAPQADEEKDTAEEPSKNDTIEAKQPEKQGDTFVTPTVTVTLEEARPGLDAQAKLMAEQEAEIADYERQIRKLEMEDRPLSVEEERELQELREKVKNKPDLVHQEAYEEVDAEDVYQLTGVAKHRIARPIKPSPTSSVESAPEEEKMQVDAEKPKPAEDKEALKAEPMKLSPAGSVEKSTKEDQLLVEPSKEKEATGEDLVQSDLVKAEKPEAQYMEDEIELAEEPEELMEEAKPLKPDDLVPEIMPETEIMGTEKDTIEMEKPETEKLETGEAATDRLEIETPETGTVELEKAETQQVETGKVETELVQTEKVAAEKAESKQAEAEMTRTEVEEKEQEEVQGAEAAVEETAEPRAAIESVVTVEDDFITVVQTIDEREEPSHSVRFSAPPEEEPPQLLQEEEEEEESVEMAQEVELEAASLDEVPDVPESVQAPVCLPKEVPESEGVTESYDDYKDETTMDDSILDSSWVDTQADDDKSLATERIEPLPRTFSPAKKLPTEKQVKQKSKSGRVKGRISTPERKPACKEPVPIQREETKKKKAVIKKVELTKKSDIQSRSPSRKSVLKPAVRHARPPQHHVWAKRKPTVSADGRQPLSAVRQSRDRASTPSSTSLTKIPTSKMWASTLHPVLPNSASPLVEAATCQPHPLWAGPQDSPLLNSHLGKDGGSRSPEKRSSLPRPASILSRRTHPAEQEESSTSITSSGSTAPRRPTSFRTEVRAEHRTGRSPSMTGSVPVRSRSARSGTSTPRTPGSAAVTPGTPPSYSCRTPGTPRTPGTPKSLSLLSQEKKVAIIRTPPKSPATTPKQLRVINQPLPDLRNVRSKIGSTENIKYQPKGGQIQIENKKMDFTHVQSKCGSKDNVKHSPQGGNVQIQSKKLDLSHVTSKCGSLDNIRHKPGGGNVRIESVKLGFKDKAQAKVGSLDNAHHVPGGGHVMSVTS